One genomic region from Pseudorca crassidens isolate mPseCra1 chromosome 11, mPseCra1.hap1, whole genome shotgun sequence encodes:
- the SHISA8 gene encoding protein shisa-8 has protein sequence MERAWAQGLRGGRGPPALGLALGLALLLARPPSGSAGSPEAQEPAAPGTAAPAGGDRCRGYYDVMGQWDPPFNCSSGAYNFCCGTCGYRFCCHDGPRRLDQSRCSNYDTPAWVQTGRPPARARDATVPRDPGRERSHTVVYAVCGVAALFVLAGIGARLGLERAHIPRARRTVTRTLTELLKQPGPQEPLPPPLDPPLGSCVQVQMGDGLPRGSLHRSTDKKRPINVPLASATAGPPRAPRLQGGGSLTRQPDYAKYATLKAAALKAAEASPRDFYQRFPATEAPPPTLPARARRPPEDLPALLDACPWAPPGYVPPAGPTPSGHYKAWTDGRPAQPAPRGHLAAHASSAPRRPGDAPRRQFSVEKLPEAFSPQPPGLYGRASRGPRHLSTNSKAEVTV, from the exons ATGGAGCGGGCCTGGGCGCAGGGGCTGCGCGGAGGCCGCGGCCCGCCGGCGCTCGGTCTCGCGCTCGGGCTGGCTCTGCTGCTGGCGCGGCCGCCGTCGGGCAGCGCGGGGTCCCCCGAGGCGCAGGAGCCGGCGGCGCCCGGCACGGCGGCCCCGGCCGGGGGCGACCGCTGCCGCGGCTACTACGACGTGATGGGGCAGTGGGACCCGCCCTTCAACTGCAGCTCGGGCGCCTACAACTTCTGCTGCGGCACGTGCGGCTACCGCTTCTGCTGCCACGACGGACCGCGGCGCCTTGACCAGAGCCGCTGCTCCAACTACGACACGCCGGCCTGGGTTCAGACTGGCCGGCCTCCCGCGCGTGCCCGCGACGCCACGGTGCCCCGGGACCCGGGCCGCGAACGCAGCCACACGGTCGTCTACGCGGTGTGCGGCGTCGCCGCCCTGTTCGTGCTGGCCGGCATCGGGGCGCGCCTGGGCCTGGAGAGGGCGCACATACCGCGCGCGCGGCGCACCGTGACCAG GACACTGACAGAACTTCTGAAGCAGCCTGGCCCCCAGGAGCCACTGCCTCCACCTCTGGACCCACCTCTGGGTAGCTGTGTCCAGGTGCAGATGGGCGATGGCCTCCCCCGGGGCTCCCTCCACAGGAGCACAG aCAAGAAACGCCCCATCAACGTGCCCCTGGCTTCGGCGACAGCGGGCCCCCCGCGCGCCCCGCGGCTGCAGGGCGGCGGCAGCCTGACGAGGCAGCCGGACTACGCCAAGTACGCCACCCTAAAGGCAGCCGCGCTCAAGGCCGCAG AGGCCTCCCCGCGGGACTTCTACCAGCGTTTTCCCGCGACTGAAGCTCCCCCGCCGACCCTCCCGGCGCGAGCCCGGAGGCCCCCCGAGGACTTGCCTGCACTTCTCGACGCCTGCCCCTGGGCCCCGCCGGGCTACGTgccccccgccggccccaccccaTCGGGCCACTACAAGGCCTGGACGGACGGCCGCCCGGCCCAGCCCGCCCCCCGCGGCCACCTGGCGGCTCATGCCTCCTCAGCGCCCCGGAGGCCCGGCGACGCACCCCGGCGCCAGTTCAGCGTGGAGAAGCTGCCCGAGGCCTTCAGCCCGCAGCCCCCTGGCCTTTATGGCCGCGCCAGCCGCGGACCCAGGCACCTGAGCACCAACAGCAAAGCCGAGGTCACCGTGTGA